In Coregonus clupeaformis isolate EN_2021a chromosome 7, ASM2061545v1, whole genome shotgun sequence, one genomic interval encodes:
- the LOC121569561 gene encoding max-like protein X encodes MTDPTTLPEDHWIKNDGAFSDNGFDHSFFAENARKSTVVSRANSIGSTSASSVPNTDDEDSDYRHETTYKESYKDRRRQAHTQAEQKRRDAIKKGYDDLQSIVPTCQQQSEFAVGTQKISKATVLQKTIDYIQFLHKEKKKQEEEMSMLRKEVMALKIMKTNYEHIVNAHQNNPQQGEEQVSDQVKFSVFQSIMDSLFQSFSSSVSVASFQELSACVFSWIEEHCKPQTLREFVVGVLRQLNSQLY; translated from the exons ATGACGGATCCTACAACATTGCCGGAGGATCACTGGATCAAA AACGATGGGGCTTTCAGTGACAATGGATTTGACCACA GTTTCTTTGCTGAGAATGCAAGGAAGAGTACTGTGGTCTCCAGGGCTAACAGCATCGGGTCCACAAGTGCCTCATCAGTACCAAATACAG ATGATGAAGACAGTGACTACAGGCATGAGACCACATACAAGGAGTCCTACAAAGACCGGCggagacaggcacacacacaggccgAGCAGAAACGACGGGATGCTATCAAG AAAGGATATGATGATCTACAGTCCATAGTGCCCACCTGCCAGCAGCAGTCTGAGTTTGCTGTGGGGACACAGAAGATCAGCAAGGCCACAGTGCTGCAGAAAA CCATCGACTACATCCAGTTTCTGCACAAGGAGAAGAAGAAGCAGGAGGAGGAAATGTCTATGTTGAGGAAGGAAGTGATGGCACTGAAGATCATGAAAAC GAACTATGAGCACATAGTGAATGCCCACCAGAACAACCCTCAGCAGGGGGAGGAGCAGGTGTCGGACCAGGTCAAGTTCAGCGTGTTTCAGAGCATCATGGACTCCCTGTTCCAGTCCTTCAGCAGCTCAGTGTCTGTGGCCAGCTTCCAGGAGCTGTCCGCTTGCGTCTTCAGCTGGATCGAGGAGCACTGCAAGCCTCAG ACATTGCGTGAGTTTGTGGTGGGAGTTCTCCGGCAGCTCAACAGCCAGCTGTATTAA